The DNA region TATGGACGCCTTTCGCAGAACTGATTCATGCCGAGTCGGCCAGCCGAGGCAAAGACCAGACGCCGGAGAAGCGCGCACGAGGTCAACGTGAGCAACAAGGCTTTATTGAGCACTGGGCACAGTCTGGTCAAAGCGACCCTTACTATCACCCGGCGCTGAGTCTGGATTATCTGAGTGGGCCTTATGGGGGGTTGGCGATGCCGCCAAGGAGTGGGTCCAAAAGGAATGCCGTTACGGCTCTTAAAGCGCCAAGAAGTAGTGAACAAATACATGCTTAGCATAGGTACCATACAGCTAACGATTCCAAAGTGACTGGCGAGAAAAATGAACTCAAAAAGAAGCTTACTGAGCCGCACATACTTGAGGGATAAACGCGCTATGGATGGCGAATTTTCAGGGTCTTATTCCGAGAAGCCTGAAGGTTTGCCTTTGGAAAAAAAAGCAAAGAAAGAATGGTATTTAGTTCAATGCAAATCTGGACAGGACAGTCGTGCGGAAGAGAATCTCACTGCCCAAGGCTATACTAATTTCAGACCAATAATTAACAACTCAAACCATTCTGGCACGAACTTTAAGCACCCTCAGTCGTTATTTCCAGGCTATCTATTTATACACCTCAGCACGGCTGATAATTGGGAGCCTATACGTTCGACTAAAGGTGTTTTGACCGTAGTCAAATTTGGCGGTCGAGCCCATGCTGTGAAAAACGAAATCATTCAGGACATAAAGAATCGAGCAAGGTTTTTAAACAGTTTAAAACCCGTAAACCCAGAAAATGAAAAAGCAGTTTCGGGCTACAGCAGCAGTGAGATAACAACTGTTTTATCCGCCAAAAGTCATGAGGAGCGAACCTTGCTACTGGTTAGTTTTCTTCACAGTGAAAGCCTGAAAAAATGAAGATTTCATGACGTCGATTCAGGGCGTCAAAAAGTACAAAGCACTGAACCGCTTTATACTTAACATATAAGATCCCTCACATCAGGATCTTGATTTTAACCGTCGTCAGGAAAGAACAATAAATCCTGGGGCGGTAGCGTGCCAAAAAGCCGCCGAATTAAACAACACGTTAACCCGCAACATATTTAAGACTTGAACACTCTATCAGAGCCAACTGCTAATCTTGAAAGAAGGCATAGGTACATGAAAACAGATAACAGCTTTCCTTTGATTAGCCAATTTCACGAGCTTCAGGAAGATTTCGAACGACTGTTGATTGCTGACGAAGCAAATGCTTCAATACTGGCCGGCTTGATCGCTGAAAAAGTGACGCTGGAAAAACAGATAGACGCCCTCATCAATAATAACCACTCAAAAGTCGTGCCTGTGTTAACCCAGGAAAAACACAACTCAGAAGTGAACGATCTCATTTCAGAACTGCACGAATTGCAAGAGCGTTTTGAGCAACTTACATTGCTGGAGCGTGAAGACGCTGAAGTCGTCGAATGGGAATCTGAAAAAGCAGAGCTGAAAAACAAGTTGCATACTGTTGCTATGGAACAGCAGCAATACAAAATGATGCTGGGCGAAAAAGAAAAAGAAAACCAGCAGCTATTGACTGCATTGCACGATGCTCAAGAAGAGCTAGAGCGCTCTTTTTTTGCGCAGGAAGCTAGTGATGCGGGGCAAAGGCGTTTAAATCGTTTACTTGAGCGTCATCCAGCATTGTGGGAATTTGACACGCTGGAAATATCCCACGCCATAACGGATGACGACTATCAGGTTGCGCAATGGTGCCTGACTGACGTCAATCTCGATAAGCGCCTGATTTCCAAACTTCGTTTTAGAACAGTATTATCGAACGGTATTGTTGGAATAATTATTCAGCGGGCCGATCAATCGTTATCTTCACCGCTGGTGCGTTGGCCAACTACCTATGCGCAGCATTACGAGCTACCGTGCGTGGTATCCAGAGCCTCCGGCGCGCACGGAAGCGACAATGTATTTAATATATTGGGTTCTTCTGACTGGAACATGATACAGGCACTGACAGGTCGACTCATTGAGCTGTTAGCACGTTCAGACTGCAAGCTTCCAGAAGGGCTAGAGGCTGGCGAATTGAAAGATGGGCTCATCGAGTTCAAAGATATATTGACCAAATGGCCCAATGTACTTCGTTATGACACCATTGATTTGTATAACTCTCTGGAGACGGGCAATTACCACAGCATTGGAATTCGTTTGAAATCCCTGCAACTCGGTGACTGTTCATGGAAGCATCTCGACTACCGCTTGGCCACTGTTAGCGAACCTGGAAAATCGTTCGATCAGCATCCTCGCCTTGAGTTTCCAGAAAAAGCTTCTGAAGTGCTAAAGAGCTGGTTCGCAGAAATCGAGGACGAACATGGCGATCGGCTAGAGCTGCGCTTTGCTCAGCCAAAT from Pseudomonas syringae includes:
- a CDS encoding transcriptional activator RfaH, with the protein product MDGEFSGSYSEKPEGLPLEKKAKKEWYLVQCKSGQDSRAEENLTAQGYTNFRPIINNSNHSGTNFKHPQSLFPGYLFIHLSTADNWEPIRSTKGVLTVVKFGGRAHAVKNEIIQDIKNRARFLNSLKPVNPENEKAVSGYSSSEITTVLSAKSHEERTLLLVSFLHSESLKK